The Campylobacter sp. CN_NE2 region GCCTGTGATAGCTTTTGCATTTTCGCTTGGATTGGCACTTCTTTTAACGCCGATATTTATGAAATTTGCAATTATTCAAAATGAAGTGGTTATTTGTGCTGCGATTTTTACATTTTGGATTGGGGTTTGCGGATTTATTTTAAGAAGGTCGTTTTTAAAACAAATTTTGGCTTATTGTTTGATAGAAAACGCGGTTCATCTAAATTTAGCCACAAACGCTTGTAATGCTAGTTCGCTAGTCGAGCTTGGAATTTTAAGCGACGCTGTGTTTGGAATCGCGATTATGGCTATTTTGGCAGTTAGATACAAAGAGGTCTTTGGTAGCCAAAATACGAATTTAGCCAGTGAGTTAAAGGGTTAATATGATAATATATTTAATGCTTATTTTGCCGTTAATATGTGCGGCGTTGATTTATTTCGTGCCTGATAGGCTGATAAAAATCGCAAATTTAGCCTTTGCGCTCGTTATTTGTGCGGTTATATTTAAAGCTATCTCTTTGATAGGCTTTACTCCGCTTTTCGCGCTAAATAAAATGCTGTTTTTAGATAGCTTGGGTGGAATTTATCTGACAATCATCGGCATTACAGGGACTTTGGTAACGCTATATTTTCCTACCTATCTTGGTTGGAGAGATGAAAGCCCTAAAAAAATCAAAAAAATGCTAGTTTTAGCCTATATCACGACATTTGCTATGATACTTTCTGCCGTGGCAAATGATATTGCTATCATGTGGGCGGCTGTCGAAGCGACAACGCTAAGTAGTGTTTTTATGGTTGTTTATAACAAGAAAAAACAAATCGTAGAAGCCGGTTATAAATATGTAATGGTCTGCTCTCTTGGTCTAGCATTTGCTATGCTGGCTACTATTTTGCTTTATTCAAGCGGCGGGATTTTATTTACAGATTTGATTGATAAAAAAATCGATCCGCTTACGATGAAAGTTATTTTTATCCTAGCTCTTGTGGGATTTGGCACAAAAGCAGGTCTTGTTCCAACTCATACTTGGCTTCCTGATGCTCACGCGCAAGGTCCATCTCCAACTTCTGCCGTGCTTAGCGGTATCGTGCTAAAAGTGGCAATGCTAGCTCTCATTAGATACTATTTTATCGCTGCAAATTCAGTCGGTATGGAGTTTGTAATGGATACTATGCTTGTAAGTGGCGTGATTACTCTTTATGTGGCTGGGTATTTCTTGGTAACTCAACACGATGTAAAACGCATGCTTGCTTATCACAGCGTAGTTCATATGGGCGTTATCGCATTTGCTTTGGGAGTTGGCGGAAAAATCGGCGTAGCGGCAGCACTTTTCCATTGCCTAGCTCACAGCCTTACAAAAGCCCTAGCTTTCCTTACCACAGGAAATACTTGGAGAATTTACCAAACAAACAACATGCACAAAATGGGTGGTCTAGCCTACACTGCACCGCTTACTTGTGTATTCTTTGGAATTTCGATTTGCTCACTTGTTGGAGTTCCAGCTTTTGCGATTTTCGTAAGCGAATTTATGACTTTTACACAAGCAATTTTGACAGAGCGATATGTCGTAGCGATTATTTTTGCGATTGCATTAGCAG contains the following coding sequences:
- the hyfE gene encoding hydrogenase 4 membrane subunit; amino-acid sequence: MEAFAILLMMISLAVFSFRDYKISISLYALNTVCLVTLFFIMAAKFDAHELRSWAVIAIITKVILVPAILFYALSKIDMRYENDPYTGFFLSPVIAFAFSLGLALLLTPIFMKFAIIQNEVVICAAIFTFWIGVCGFILRRSFLKQILAYCLIENAVHLNLATNACNASSLVELGILSDAVFGIAIMAILAVRYKEVFGSQNTNLASELKG
- a CDS encoding proton-conducting transporter transmembrane domain-containing protein, which produces MIIYLMLILPLICAALIYFVPDRLIKIANLAFALVICAVIFKAISLIGFTPLFALNKMLFLDSLGGIYLTIIGITGTLVTLYFPTYLGWRDESPKKIKKMLVLAYITTFAMILSAVANDIAIMWAAVEATTLSSVFMVVYNKKKQIVEAGYKYVMVCSLGLAFAMLATILLYSSGGILFTDLIDKKIDPLTMKVIFILALVGFGTKAGLVPTHTWLPDAHAQGPSPTSAVLSGIVLKVAMLALIRYYFIAANSVGMEFVMDTMLVSGVITLYVAGYFLVTQHDVKRMLAYHSVVHMGVIAFALGVGGKIGVAAALFHCLAHSLTKALAFLTTGNTWRIYQTNNMHKMGGLAYTAPLTCVFFGISICSLVGVPAFAIFVSEFMTFTQAILTERYVVAIIFAIALAVIFIADFSHFFLASFGKNQSELKYDKEMSLFENLPLIFLGFFVIAFGLWKFEFFWNLLDLSVNLIKDLR